In Streptococcus uberis, a single window of DNA contains:
- the yaaA gene encoding S4 domain-containing protein YaaA, whose translation MEYKLFTEFITLQALLKELGIIQSGGAIKSFLNGTTVLVNGTDEKRRGKKLRIGDVIRIPSQNIEIIIVEPSDDEMKKRIEDQKEKERVSKLVKELNQNKKSKVNQTINTTTKTKSDAKNRKPVRFPGT comes from the coding sequence ATGGAATATAAATTATTTACAGAGTTTATTACCTTACAAGCTCTTTTAAAAGAATTAGGAATTATTCAAAGTGGTGGTGCAATCAAAAGTTTTCTCAATGGAACAACTGTTTTAGTTAATGGTACGGATGAAAAAAGGCGTGGCAAAAAATTGAGAATTGGTGATGTAATAAGGATACCCTCACAAAATATTGAAATCATCATCGTAGAACCCTCTGATGACGAAATGAAAAAGCGCATAGAAGATCAAAAAGAAAAAGAGCGTGTATCAAAATTAGTTAAAGAATTAAACCAGAATAAAAAAAGTAAAGTTAATCAAACCATTAATACAACTACTAAAACAAAATCAGATGCAAAAAATCGTAAACCTGTCCGTTTCCCTGGTACTTAA
- a CDS encoding helix-turn-helix domain-containing protein — translation MREQTLGEFLRETRVQRKITLDDIESQTGISSHYLLALELDQFKIIPENNFENILKQYAEFVGLDYGLLKNRYEEQVNSNNSTNINSVTKQVEEKLYQRRQNNQSFVLPSKTHDTMPNYQIDSSEDVTPIPEISSSQIKIEEKQELESLVVNDRDKREISRLSRYQLEEKKSKSILSVLLLSLLALAVFTFIFFAVWKQFSTEHKINNITSIFTKKSSNTSKAKDTVPTETTQTSSSEKQTIITSQGQDNYLNATVTKAKDTVEVTVTLTDAESLWFSLTNSDIGEAGMTLTKENPTYTTTLSADVAESIITLGMPHGVEIKIDNQPLDLTPLTSSDISYITLSIQQ, via the coding sequence ATGAGAGAACAAACGTTAGGTGAATTCCTAAGAGAAACACGTGTTCAACGAAAAATTACTTTAGATGATATTGAGAGTCAAACCGGCATCTCCTCACATTATTTATTAGCATTGGAATTAGATCAATTTAAGATTATTCCTGAAAATAATTTCGAAAATATTTTAAAACAATATGCAGAATTTGTAGGCTTAGATTATGGATTATTAAAAAATAGATATGAGGAACAAGTTAACTCAAATAATTCCACAAATATTAATAGTGTTACAAAACAAGTTGAAGAGAAACTATATCAAAGACGACAAAACAATCAATCGTTTGTACTTCCTTCAAAAACTCATGATACTATGCCAAACTATCAGATAGATTCTTCTGAGGATGTCACACCGATTCCTGAAATTAGCTCTTCACAAATAAAAATTGAAGAAAAACAAGAACTTGAGAGTTTAGTTGTAAATGACAGAGACAAAAGAGAAATCTCAAGATTAAGCCGCTATCAACTGGAAGAAAAAAAATCTAAATCCATTCTATCTGTACTACTCTTAAGTTTACTAGCACTAGCAGTATTTACTTTTATCTTTTTTGCCGTTTGGAAACAATTTTCGACAGAACATAAAATTAATAATATCACTAGTATTTTTACGAAAAAGAGTTCGAATACGTCAAAAGCTAAAGACACTGTTCCGACTGAAACAACCCAAACAAGTTCTAGTGAGAAACAAACTATTATAACTAGTCAAGGTCAGGATAACTATTTAAATGCAACGGTTACAAAAGCAAAAGATACTGTTGAAGTAACTGTTACCTTAACTGACGCGGAAAGTTTATGGTTCTCATTAACCAATTCTGATATTGGTGAAGCTGGAATGACTTTAACTAAAGAGAATCCTACTTATACAACTACACTATCTGCTGATGTAGCAGAGTCAATTATAACTTTAGGAATGCCTCATGGTGTTGAAATTAAAATTGACAATCAACCACTTGATTTGACCCCATTAACAAGTTCTGATATTAGTTACATCACTTTAAGCATTCAACAATAG
- the yfmH gene encoding EF-P 5-aminopentanol modification-associated protein YfmH: MSKLRKISYPSIGEDIYYSKLKNDFQVYLINKPGYSEKSAMLTVDYGSIDSLFTVRCKDYSNPKGLAHFLEHKVFEDNEGKDVSLAFTKLGADVNAFTTFEKTAYYFSASDNFKEALKLLQEFVVSAHFTAESIDKEKKIIAQEIDMYLDDPDYQSYIGILQNLFPNSDLANDIAGTKSSITEISLEILRRNYNQFYHASNMTLIVMGDINIEETFQDILASQETLKRRRPPQAKIAQLPYNPIVKTNSIDMDVITPKLVVGYRGKKLNQNFPILEYKIGLKLFLAMLFGWTSKNYQDWYNDGKIDDSFDIEIEIQHDFSFVLISLETNAPIAMSSKIRKKMERFQKSKDLNENHLVLLKKEIYGDFIQSLDSVDQLIHQFHLFLNDDVNYFDIPDILNRLSLEDILAIGFDFFNTAEVSDFTVFPK; this comes from the coding sequence TTGAGCAAACTTAGAAAAATTAGTTACCCATCAATTGGTGAAGATATTTATTATTCTAAATTAAAAAATGATTTTCAAGTATATCTTATTAATAAGCCAGGTTATTCTGAAAAGTCAGCAATGTTGACAGTGGATTACGGATCTATTGACAGTTTATTTACAGTAAGATGTAAAGACTATTCTAATCCAAAAGGACTTGCCCATTTTCTTGAACATAAGGTATTTGAAGATAATGAGGGAAAGGATGTTTCCTTAGCCTTTACAAAATTAGGTGCAGATGTAAATGCCTTTACAACTTTTGAAAAAACAGCTTACTATTTTTCAGCATCTGATAATTTCAAGGAAGCTCTAAAACTACTGCAAGAATTTGTAGTTTCAGCACATTTTACAGCTGAGTCAATTGATAAGGAGAAAAAAATCATTGCTCAAGAGATTGATATGTATTTAGATGATCCTGATTATCAATCTTACATCGGTATTTTGCAAAACTTATTTCCAAATTCTGATTTAGCAAATGATATTGCTGGGACAAAGTCCTCCATTACCGAGATAAGTTTAGAAATTTTGAGACGAAATTATAACCAGTTTTATCATGCTTCCAATATGACCTTAATCGTTATGGGTGACATTAATATTGAAGAGACTTTTCAAGATATTCTTGCAAGTCAAGAAACATTAAAGAGAAGACGCCCACCACAAGCAAAAATTGCTCAGTTACCATATAATCCAATTGTGAAAACCAATTCGATTGATATGGACGTCATTACTCCAAAATTAGTTGTTGGATACAGAGGAAAAAAATTAAACCAAAACTTTCCAATTTTGGAGTACAAAATTGGGTTAAAATTATTTTTGGCAATGTTATTTGGATGGACGTCAAAAAATTACCAAGATTGGTACAATGACGGAAAAATTGATGATTCTTTCGACATTGAAATTGAAATTCAACATGATTTTTCTTTTGTTCTTATTTCATTAGAAACTAATGCACCAATTGCAATGTCTAGTAAAATCAGAAAAAAAATGGAAAGGTTTCAAAAATCAAAAGACCTTAATGAGAATCACTTAGTCCTTTTGAAAAAGGAAATCTATGGCGATTTTATACAAAGTCTAGACTCAGTTGACCAATTAATTCATCAATTTCATTTATTTTTAAATGATGATGTGAATTATTTTGATATTCCTGATATTTTAAATAGACTTAGTCTGGAAGATATTCTAGCTATTGGATTTGATTTTTTTAATACTGCTGAAGTGTCTGATTTTACTGTCTTTCCCAAATAA
- the recF gene encoding DNA replication/repair protein RecF (All proteins in this family for which functions are known are DNA-binding proteins that assist the filamentation of RecA onto DNA for the initiation of recombination or recombinational repair.), translating into MWIKELQLRNFRNYGTVDTEFSPGLNVFIGNNAQGKTNFLEAIYFLALTRSHRTRTDKELIQFSKNNLQLIGKLNRISGALSLELQLSDKGRITKINALKQARLSDYIGTMMVVLFAPEDLQLVKGAPSLRRKFIDIDLGQIKPIYLSDLSNYNYVLKQRNTYLKTISTINSDFLSVLDEQLADYGSKVIKHRIDFIGELTREANKHHEAISNGLESLIITYESSVTQQDHQTIKEAFLLNLQKNRQRDIFKKNTSIGPHRDDIHFFINDMNANFASQGQHRSLILSLKMAEVSLMKEMTGDNPILLLDDVMSELDNTRQIKLLETVINENVQTFITTTSLDHLLHLPDKIKTFHVNQGTLKAD; encoded by the coding sequence ATGTGGATTAAAGAACTTCAACTTAGAAATTTTCGCAATTATGGTACAGTTGATACTGAATTTTCTCCAGGATTAAATGTTTTCATTGGAAATAACGCCCAAGGGAAAACCAATTTTCTTGAGGCTATCTATTTTTTAGCACTTACACGAAGTCACAGAACAAGAACTGATAAAGAACTAATTCAATTTTCCAAAAATAATTTACAGTTAATTGGCAAATTGAACCGAATCAGTGGAGCCTTAAGTTTAGAATTACAATTATCTGACAAAGGTCGTATAACAAAAATAAATGCCTTAAAACAAGCTCGACTTTCTGATTATATTGGAACGATGATGGTTGTCCTCTTTGCACCAGAAGATTTACAACTTGTCAAAGGTGCTCCTAGTCTAAGACGAAAGTTTATTGATATAGATTTAGGTCAAATAAAACCCATTTATTTATCAGATTTATCCAACTATAACTATGTTTTAAAGCAACGTAATACTTATTTAAAAACAATCTCAACTATCAATTCTGACTTTTTATCTGTATTGGATGAACAATTAGCCGACTATGGAAGCAAAGTTATTAAACATCGAATAGATTTTATTGGAGAGCTCACCCGTGAAGCTAATAAACATCATGAAGCAATCTCAAATGGACTTGAATCTTTAATAATCACTTATGAATCTTCAGTCACTCAACAAGATCATCAAACCATTAAAGAAGCCTTTCTACTGAATCTTCAAAAAAATAGACAAAGAGATATATTTAAAAAGAACACTAGTATTGGACCTCATCGTGATGATATTCACTTTTTTATCAATGACATGAATGCCAATTTTGCTAGTCAAGGCCAACATAGAAGTCTTATTCTTTCATTAAAAATGGCTGAAGTTAGTTTGATGAAAGAAATGACTGGAGATAATCCTATATTATTGCTTGATGATGTTATGAGTGAACTAGATAATACCAGACAAATAAAATTACTTGAAACTGTCATAAATGAAAATGTTCAAACCTTTATTACGACAACAAGTTTAGATCACCTTCTTCATCTGCCAGATAAAATTAAAACTTTTCACGTCAATCAGGGCACATTAAAAGCAGACTAA
- the yfmF gene encoding EF-P 5-aminopentanol modification-associated protein YfmF yields MKLVDGVQLHLIKTKKFKTNHITFRFSGDFNQKLVAKRILVAQMLSTANELYPTSKQFREKLAQLYGANLSTNVSVKGKTHIVDIDITFIQDQYTFQGEKLLEEVIDFLNGIIFSPLISVAQYQPKVFEIEKNNLMNYLETDKEDSFYYSSLQLKDLFYDDDDMKLSKFGTKELVEKETAYTSYQEYHRMLLEDQIDIYILGDFDDYKVVQLFHQFPFEPRQKKLDFYYHQDYNNVVREKIESKELNQSILELAYFIPIDYMKENYHSMVLLNGLLGSFSHSKLFTKIRETEGIAYSIGSRMNSYSGMMEVFAGIDKNDKTKALQLITKEMNDLKMGRFSSQLIEKTRLMLVNNIKQSEDYCKAIVDNFYTTSHINNEFSPEKFLKQLNHVKKTDIVKAANHIKLQSVYFLEGNN; encoded by the coding sequence ATGAAACTCGTTGATGGTGTCCAATTACATCTTATAAAGACTAAAAAATTTAAAACTAATCATATTACGTTCAGGTTCTCAGGAGATTTTAATCAAAAATTAGTTGCGAAACGTATTTTAGTAGCACAAATGTTATCAACAGCAAATGAGTTATATCCAACCTCAAAACAATTTAGAGAAAAATTGGCTCAACTATATGGAGCAAATTTAAGTACAAATGTTAGTGTAAAAGGTAAAACTCATATTGTTGATATTGATATTACTTTTATTCAAGATCAATACACTTTTCAAGGAGAAAAATTGTTAGAAGAGGTCATTGATTTTCTTAATGGTATTATTTTTTCTCCTTTAATTTCTGTTGCCCAGTATCAACCTAAGGTCTTTGAAATTGAAAAAAATAATCTAATGAATTATCTTGAAACTGATAAAGAAGACTCGTTCTATTATAGTTCTTTACAGTTAAAAGATCTTTTTTACGATGATGATGATATGAAATTATCTAAATTTGGTACTAAGGAACTTGTTGAAAAGGAAACAGCCTACACAAGTTATCAGGAATATCATCGTATGTTGTTAGAAGATCAAATTGATATCTATATTCTAGGTGATTTCGATGACTATAAAGTTGTGCAGTTATTTCATCAGTTTCCTTTTGAACCCCGTCAAAAGAAATTAGATTTTTACTACCACCAAGATTATAACAATGTTGTTAGAGAAAAAATTGAAAGTAAAGAACTGAATCAATCAATATTAGAACTTGCTTATTTCATTCCAATTGATTACATGAAAGAAAATTATCATTCAATGGTCTTACTTAATGGTTTGCTTGGCTCTTTTTCGCACTCGAAATTATTTACAAAAATAAGAGAAACGGAAGGGATAGCTTATTCGATTGGAAGTCGGATGAATTCTTACTCAGGAATGATGGAAGTTTTTGCTGGTATTGATAAGAATGACAAAACAAAAGCTTTACAGTTGATAACAAAGGAAATGAATGACTTAAAGATGGGAAGATTTTCAAGTCAACTTATTGAAAAAACTAGACTGATGTTAGTGAACAATATAAAGCAGTCGGAAGATTACTGTAAAGCAATAGTTGACAATTTTTACACAACAAGTCATATTAATAATGAATTTTCACCAGAAAAATTTTTGAAACAATTGAACCATGTGAAAAAAACGGATATTGTCAAGGCTGCTAATCACATCAAATTACAAAGCGTATACTTTTTGGAGGGAAATAATTGA
- a CDS encoding GRP family sugar transporter has translation MEGILFALVPMFAWGSIGFVSNKIGGKPSQQTFGMTLGAFLFASLVWLIAKPEMSTNLWIFGILGGLLWSVGQNGQFHAMKYMGVSVANPLSSGSQLVLGSLIGVIAFGEWTSSFQFILGSIALLLLVIGFYFSSKQDSIYSEKKVIRDYTKGFRSLTYSTLGYVSYVVLFNNIMKFDLISVLLPMAIGMVLGASLFMKFNLSFDQIVLKNSLVGILWGIGNIFMLLAASKAGLAIAFSFSQLGAIISIIGGILFLGEEKTKNEMRWVITGIIFFVIGAVLLGIVKA, from the coding sequence ATGGAAGGAATACTTTTTGCATTAGTACCAATGTTTGCATGGGGAAGTATTGGTTTTGTTAGTAATAAGATTGGTGGTAAACCTAGTCAACAAACTTTTGGAATGACCTTAGGTGCCTTTTTATTTGCCAGTCTCGTTTGGCTAATTGCAAAGCCAGAAATGTCTACCAATTTGTGGATTTTTGGAATATTAGGTGGTTTATTATGGTCAGTTGGACAGAATGGTCAATTCCACGCGATGAAATATATGGGTGTTTCTGTTGCAAATCCTTTATCTAGTGGCTCCCAACTTGTATTGGGAAGTTTAATTGGTGTTATTGCATTTGGAGAATGGACTAGCTCTTTTCAGTTTATCTTAGGTAGTATTGCGCTTTTGCTGTTAGTAATAGGATTCTATTTTTCAAGTAAGCAAGATTCAATTTACAGTGAAAAAAAAGTTATTCGTGACTATACCAAAGGATTTAGATCACTTACCTATTCCACTTTAGGGTATGTTTCTTATGTTGTATTATTTAATAACATCATGAAATTTGATTTAATATCTGTTTTATTACCAATGGCTATTGGTATGGTTTTAGGTGCTAGCCTATTTATGAAATTTAATCTCAGCTTTGATCAGATTGTTTTAAAAAATTCTCTTGTAGGTATTCTTTGGGGAATTGGAAATATTTTCATGCTATTGGCTGCTTCAAAAGCTGGTCTTGCGATTGCATTTAGTTTTTCTCAGTTAGGAGCGATTATTTCTATTATTGGTGGTATTTTATTTTTAGGTGAGGAAAAGACTAAAAATGAAATGCGTTGGGTAATTACAGGTATTATTTTCTTTGTAATAGGTGCCGTTTTATTAGGCATTGTAAAAGCTTAA
- the pgsA gene encoding CDP-diacylglycerol--glycerol-3-phosphate 3-phosphatidyltransferase yields MTKKENIPNLLTLIRIIMIPIFLLITSISQELHWHIVAAIIFAVASFTDYLDGYLARKWRVVTNFGKFADPLADKMLVMSAFIMLVGADLVPAWIAAIIICRELAVTGLRLLLVESGGEILAAAMPGKIKTVSQMFSIIFLFCHLTLIGNIFLYIALFFTIYSGYDYFKGAGFLFKDTFK; encoded by the coding sequence ATGACAAAGAAAGAAAATATCCCAAACCTCTTAACACTGATTCGAATTATTATGATTCCAATATTTTTGTTAATTACATCTATTTCTCAAGAATTACATTGGCATATTGTGGCTGCCATTATTTTTGCTGTTGCTAGTTTTACAGATTACTTAGATGGTTATTTAGCAAGAAAATGGCGTGTCGTTACTAATTTTGGAAAATTCGCGGATCCATTAGCTGATAAAATGCTGGTTATGAGTGCTTTTATCATGTTAGTTGGAGCGGATTTAGTGCCTGCTTGGATAGCAGCTATTATTATTTGTCGTGAGTTAGCTGTTACTGGCTTGAGACTGCTTCTAGTTGAATCAGGTGGGGAGATTTTAGCAGCAGCAATGCCAGGGAAAATAAAAACAGTTTCACAAATGTTTTCAATTATTTTTCTTTTTTGTCATTTGACTTTGATAGGTAATATTTTCCTTTATATTGCTTTATTCTTCACCATTTATTCAGGATATGATTACTTCAAAGGAGCAGGTTTTCTTTTTAAAGATACCTTTAAATAA